A stretch of Methanobrevibacter sp. YE315 DNA encodes these proteins:
- a CDS encoding DUF2162 family putative transporter, with the protein MAFSLLWSLGFIISIMIFSVAIGLIISYENISKIDLAKFSIVSLIFTFILIYAINIFKVQLISAIGSYSFLLLFVISLLLMFSGYLFNNGKNNTKKVILLSYLSFMLLALICICSKESLLGLNSLFISLFTAILFNLIIIGVFYFCKRSNLINITNNSLGSMYFILGIYSLMVSLLLPNIISLNMKDMKPINIVSIEYILATIALLIVVIVLGLLYYKKNTLLK; encoded by the coding sequence ATGGCTTTTAGTTTATTGTGGTCTTTAGGATTTATTATTTCAATAATGATATTTTCTGTTGCAATCGGTTTAATCATCAGTTATGAAAATATTTCCAAAATTGATTTGGCTAAATTTTCCATTGTTTCCCTTATATTTACATTCATATTGATTTATGCGATTAATATTTTTAAGGTTCAATTAATTTCAGCTATAGGTAGTTATAGTTTTCTTTTATTGTTTGTGATTTCTCTGCTTTTGATGTTTAGCGGATATTTATTTAACAATGGGAAAAATAATACTAAAAAAGTTATTTTATTATCCTATTTGTCTTTCATGCTGTTGGCTTTGATTTGCATATGTTCAAAAGAATCTTTATTGGGACTAAATTCTTTATTTATCAGTTTATTTACAGCAATCTTATTCAATTTAATCATAATTGGAGTATTTTACTTTTGTAAAAGATCTAATTTGATAAATATTACCAATAACTCCTTAGGAAGCATGTATTTCATATTGGGAATTTATTCATTAATGGTTTCATTACTGCTTCCGAATATTATATCTTTGAACATGAAAGACATGAAACCGATTAATATCGTTTCAATTGAATATATTTTGGCAACTATTGCTTTGTTGATAGTAGTTATTGTTTTAGGTTTATTATATTATAAAAAAAATACTTTATTAAAATGA
- a CDS encoding TOBE domain-containing protein — protein MADVKAGVEYKINVDGNSFLLDSKKYQLLESILVTGSLTNAAKEIKVSYRTALNYIEKMESTLDVKIVNTTKGGKGGGGGTSLTEEGYSILKECKKINAIMELHKDVNEIEAEIVDINDVKGVMTIKMNQFEINAPLNRKYKIGDRILALISYDNIFLMLEPQTSSIRNILKGQIVEMKLKNEIIRVKVNVGNVVLCSDITVSAEKELNLNIGKEIYVGFKAMSVATLKL, from the coding sequence ATGGCTGATGTAAAAGCGGGTGTTGAATATAAAATCAATGTAGATGGCAACTCTTTTTTACTCGACAGTAAGAAATATCAATTGTTAGAATCAATTTTAGTTACTGGTTCTTTAACAAATGCCGCCAAAGAAATTAAGGTTTCATATAGAACCGCATTAAATTACATTGAAAAAATGGAATCAACACTTGATGTAAAAATTGTAAATACGACTAAAGGGGGAAAAGGTGGAGGCGGAGGAACTTCACTCACAGAAGAAGGTTACTCCATCTTGAAGGAATGTAAGAAAATAAATGCTATTATGGAGCTTCACAAAGACGTAAATGAAATTGAAGCCGAAATTGTCGACATTAATGATGTTAAAGGTGTAATGACAATTAAGATGAATCAATTTGAAATCAATGCTCCATTAAATAGGAAATATAAAATTGGAGATAGAATACTGGCTTTAATCAGTTATGATAATATCTTTTTAATGTTAGAACCTCAAACATCCAGCATTCGTAATATACTTAAAGGCCAAATCGTTGAAATGAAACTCAAAAACGAAATAATCCGCGTTAAGGTCAATGTTGGTAATGTTGTTTTATGTTCTGATATTACAGTATCTGCTGAAAAGGAATTAAATCTCAATATTGGCAAGGAAATATATGTTGGATTTAAGGCAATGTCTGTTGCAACATTGAAATTATAA
- a CDS encoding branched-chain amino acid transaminase → MAWDDTASKIWIDGNMVDWKDAKIHVLSHVVHYGTSVFEGIRAYKNDKGVAVFRLKEHVQRLFDSAKIYKIDIPYTQEEIEEAILETVRVNDLDGCYIRPIAYRGYGELGVNPLNCPVNVVIAAWEWGSYLGEEGMANGVDIGVSSWRKPAPDTFPALAKCGANYMNSQLAKLEAIDNGFDEAIMLDYEGHVSEGSGENIFLVEGEKLFTPAMSSSNLKGITRDSVMTIARDLGYEVVEEVISRERLYAANEVFFTGTAAEVTPIRSIDHRTIGIGKRGPISEKLQTAFFDIVEAKVEDKYGWLSYI, encoded by the coding sequence ATGGCTTGGGACGACACAGCTAGTAAAATATGGATAGATGGAAACATGGTAGATTGGAAAGATGCAAAAATTCACGTACTCTCACACGTAGTACATTATGGTACAAGTGTTTTTGAAGGTATACGTGCATATAAAAACGATAAAGGTGTTGCAGTTTTCCGTTTAAAAGAACATGTACAACGTTTATTTGATTCTGCAAAAATTTATAAAATCGATATTCCTTACACACAAGAAGAAATCGAAGAAGCAATCTTAGAAACAGTTCGTGTAAATGATTTAGATGGTTGTTACATCCGCCCTATCGCATATAGAGGATACGGCGAATTAGGTGTAAATCCTTTAAATTGTCCTGTTAATGTTGTTATTGCTGCTTGGGAATGGGGATCCTACTTAGGAGAAGAAGGAATGGCAAATGGTGTGGATATTGGTGTTTCTTCATGGAGAAAACCGGCTCCTGATACTTTCCCTGCACTTGCAAAATGTGGTGCTAACTATATGAATTCCCAATTAGCAAAACTTGAAGCTATCGACAACGGTTTTGATGAAGCTATCATGCTTGATTATGAAGGACACGTTTCTGAAGGTAGTGGGGAAAATATATTCTTAGTTGAAGGCGAAAAACTATTCACTCCTGCAATGTCATCATCCAACCTCAAAGGTATTACAAGAGATTCCGTAATGACCATTGCACGTGATTTAGGCTATGAGGTCGTTGAGGAAGTTATTTCAAGAGAAAGACTATATGCTGCTAACGAAGTATTCTTCACTGGAACTGCAGCTGAAGTAACTCCAATTCGTTCAATTGACCACAGAACCATCGGTATTGGTAAAAGAGGTCCAATTTCCGAAAAATTACAAACTGCTTTCTTTGACATCGTAGAAGCTAAAGTGGAAGACAAATACGGTTGGTTATCATACATCTAA
- a CDS encoding 4Fe-4S binding protein gives MLQILVDEDKCIACGNCYEICPKAAKIWKITNVAHILDLRYCHVCTLCAMECPTQCIKIIRPGEEG, from the coding sequence ATGTTACAAATTTTAGTCGATGAGGATAAATGTATTGCTTGCGGTAACTGCTATGAGATTTGTCCAAAAGCAGCTAAAATTTGGAAGATAACCAATGTTGCACATATATTGGATTTAAGATATTGTCATGTCTGCACATTATGTGCAATGGAATGCCCTACACAATGTATTAAAATTATTCGTCCTGGCGAAGAAGGTTGA
- a CDS encoding flippase, which produces MANKLVRGSLIIFIGNIIFRIGGYLYRFLMATLLGPTANGILGTTLSYQGIFQTLASGGLPPAIAKYIAEYEAVGNHDMARQTIYTALKIMVFLGLFLGVLMIFVIAPYIAIEYMGKPEVMVPLQIIGLITPFSVVLGAFRGAFQGVYKMEYIIYTRAIEQVFMILCATAFVLMGLSVVGALWGTVIGYSLAAFSAVLIFKFLMPKYIPEPSEDFEFSHLDELKLAVTLVRFSIPVIITAIAEMLIYNICTIVMGKFLTLTDIGFFTAADPIARLPLMISISVATTILPASSEAFKVKDIPTLQKYVSQAYKISLLFVVPMCIGLALFSAPTLRLLYFKNPAYVAGATALAILSIGMTFYSIFAISTSIVQGIGNPKIPMYILILGSITTASLCWYLVPFLGIAGGATATTIACFLMMVPCVYFVFKLTKTKAPKVPVLKILAATAIMGVFGYFIPKTTLWLFPGIILCMIVYFFALILLKFFTKEDIETLRDYGSKLGPLAKIVNKLMDFVEKMEFRN; this is translated from the coding sequence ATGGCGAATAAGTTAGTAAGAGGTAGTTTGATAATATTCATTGGAAATATAATCTTCCGTATTGGAGGATATTTATATCGTTTTTTAATGGCTACCTTATTGGGTCCTACTGCAAATGGTATTCTTGGAACAACCTTATCATACCAAGGTATTTTCCAAACCCTTGCATCAGGAGGACTTCCGCCGGCTATAGCCAAATACATTGCTGAATATGAGGCTGTCGGTAATCATGATATGGCTAGGCAGACAATTTATACGGCTTTAAAAATCATGGTCTTTTTGGGATTGTTCTTAGGGGTCCTGATGATTTTTGTCATTGCTCCGTATATTGCTATCGAGTATATGGGAAAACCTGAAGTGATGGTTCCATTACAGATTATTGGTCTCATTACCCCTTTTAGTGTTGTTTTAGGCGCGTTTAGAGGGGCATTTCAGGGAGTATATAAAATGGAATATATCATCTATACCCGTGCTATTGAGCAGGTATTCATGATTTTATGTGCAACAGCATTTGTTTTAATGGGTTTGTCAGTTGTTGGTGCATTATGGGGTACTGTCATCGGTTATTCTCTTGCCGCATTTTCTGCGGTGTTGATATTCAAGTTTTTAATGCCGAAATACATTCCTGAACCTAGCGAAGACTTTGAATTTTCCCATCTCGATGAATTGAAATTGGCCGTAACTTTAGTAAGATTCTCCATTCCTGTAATTATAACAGCTATTGCGGAAATGCTCATATATAATATCTGTACTATTGTAATGGGTAAATTTTTAACATTGACTGATATTGGTTTTTTCACAGCGGCCGATCCGATTGCAAGGTTGCCTTTAATGATTTCCATTTCTGTTGCAACTACAATTTTGCCTGCTTCTTCTGAAGCTTTTAAGGTTAAGGACATTCCTACTCTTCAAAAATATGTAAGTCAGGCATATAAGATATCATTATTATTTGTAGTGCCGATGTGCATTGGACTTGCATTGTTTTCTGCACCTACTTTACGTTTACTTTATTTCAAGAATCCCGCTTATGTTGCAGGTGCTACAGCTTTGGCAATTTTATCCATAGGCATGACATTTTATTCAATATTTGCAATATCCACCAGTATCGTTCAAGGTATTGGAAATCCTAAGATTCCAATGTATATTTTGATACTCGGTTCCATTACTACCGCAAGTCTCTGTTGGTATCTTGTTCCTTTTTTAGGTATTGCAGGGGGAGCTACCGCAACCACCATTGCCTGCTTTTTAATGATGGTTCCGTGCGTTTATTTTGTATTTAAACTAACAAAAACTAAAGCTCCTAAGGTGCCGGTTTTAAAAATATTGGCTGCAACTGCAATAATGGGAGTATTCGGTTATTTCATACCAAAAACAACATTATGGCTATTTCCAGGAATCATACTCTGTATGATAGTCTATTTCTTTGCATTGATTTTACTTAAGTTCTTCACAAAAGAAGACATTGAAACATTGAGGGATTATGGTTCTAAATTAGGTCCTTTAGCAAAAATTGTAAACAAATTAATGGACTTTGTCGAAAAAATGGAATTTAGGAATTAA
- a CDS encoding FmdE family protein, translating to MNIFSNFGGDIIKKQVVLFITLIACLMLVIGAVSASDTDALFDSQNGLLIGNGISDIQADGSNAVEAASNSASVSVKVNYEYADDAYELVPDFYLISNNTYLNFTKTYDVNNRNYVLSLDNFNGGKLNITAMTAGYGSQAKIINGADLSKIVTFDLKASEAYKLGRTVTEIADNKLDFKNADDVLAITTAGVAKYNGKLSEDAMEAIVNYGSIHNCIAYSNVIMLRQSATDPVDFAFIARNGKELNAIVFQNGSTSYSYLGTISEDMSKADWNKYYNAVVGENAWSFASLANGWSAGVSREILQEAAFHGHICEGTLGGYSIIQALLKYYPPEQETNPGGVGSPADVTAYKVLGVPGGSDDDAAIFFLDDTIGKTGYTGMNTTNTGATENMIGFIRWYSATKTGDLIIMTFNSTNLKNMFTKETGINPDDGSLEELKYCSWWIDQINKNPEKLVDILYEFTGLNQEQYNWLMGTTENVTYDGEPAEYGLDGHGLDLEYILSLGLDKATRATPADTQAKLSDAEIKQIGIDAANEAKKIFNEELGIDIDRDDVDFLALTDAGYAFLNGQDTVIARDGLYEVFGGTLYSQNVLSLHQAVWKPLWFAFALRYPDSDAVNMVYLRYNPDTKDFFVGELDGDRVVDIGFDTLNNATKLRAIEKSFVPDGNWFNVQTIVNAWNEHPIFDQMATFLYHAHVCPGVQPGFFITDYIQEKYPLGENESYTYIASNIFCKDDSLTYLLDLSPGLGTFYVQKLPSNETISPYIEGGNYQGVLVVWDDNLKVGKASTVSFKWATIDNSMYSTSEAARANQIRAYINMYAGIEDEHIKAMPVVSTDDERWITEEQFNMLKQGAGDDFNAITYLKSLDDISKEDLLKSMQGDASGESNSNSTNTNSNSNSNSNSNSNSNSYAPASRSTSSYSSSSSVGTSSPVVASAQTAEEAVDESADDKSKDSKDSPSAAKSYEVSKSPATKSADSNSLIYALVGVLAIGAVLGVGYMKRKK from the coding sequence ATGAATATCTTTTCAAATTTTGGAGGCGATATTATTAAAAAACAGGTTGTTTTGTTTATCACGCTAATTGCTTGTCTAATGCTTGTAATTGGTGCGGTATCTGCAAGCGATACAGATGCCCTTTTTGATTCTCAAAATGGTCTTCTTATAGGTAATGGTATCTCAGATATCCAAGCTGATGGTTCAAATGCAGTAGAGGCTGCTTCTAATTCTGCTTCAGTAAGTGTAAAAGTTAATTACGAATATGCTGATGATGCATATGAATTAGTTCCAGATTTCTATTTAATTTCAAATAATACCTATCTTAATTTTACTAAGACATACGATGTAAACAACAGAAATTATGTTCTTAGTTTAGATAACTTTAATGGGGGTAAATTGAATATTACCGCCATGACTGCAGGTTATGGCAGCCAAGCAAAAATCATTAATGGTGCTGATTTATCCAAAATCGTTACCTTTGATTTAAAAGCTAGTGAAGCTTATAAATTAGGAAGAACTGTTACTGAAATTGCTGATAACAAATTAGATTTTAAAAATGCAGATGATGTTCTTGCAATTACCACCGCAGGAGTTGCAAAATATAACGGTAAACTTAGTGAAGACGCGATGGAGGCAATTGTTAATTACGGAAGCATCCACAATTGCATAGCTTACAGCAATGTAATAATGCTACGTCAAAGTGCTACTGATCCGGTTGACTTTGCTTTTATTGCTAGAAATGGAAAAGAATTGAACGCTATTGTTTTCCAAAACGGATCTACTAGTTATTCCTATTTAGGAACTATATCTGAAGATATGTCCAAAGCAGATTGGAATAAGTATTATAATGCTGTTGTTGGTGAAAACGCATGGTCATTTGCAAGTTTGGCAAATGGTTGGTCTGCGGGTGTTTCTAGAGAAATTCTCCAAGAAGCTGCTTTCCATGGCCATATTTGTGAAGGTACTTTAGGCGGATACAGCATCATTCAAGCTTTATTGAAATACTACCCTCCTGAGCAAGAAACTAACCCTGGTGGAGTAGGTTCCCCTGCTGATGTTACTGCTTATAAAGTACTTGGTGTCCCTGGCGGGTCTGATGATGATGCAGCAATATTCTTTTTAGATGATACAATTGGTAAAACTGGTTATACTGGTATGAACACTACCAATACCGGTGCTACCGAAAACATGATTGGTTTTATTAGATGGTATAGTGCTACTAAAACAGGTGATCTAATCATCATGACCTTTAATTCAACCAATCTTAAAAACATGTTCACTAAAGAAACCGGAATCAATCCTGATGATGGTAGTTTAGAAGAATTAAAATACTGTTCCTGGTGGATTGACCAAATAAATAAGAATCCTGAAAAATTAGTCGATATATTATATGAATTTACAGGATTGAATCAAGAACAATACAATTGGTTAATGGGAACTACTGAAAACGTAACTTATGATGGTGAACCAGCAGAATATGGTCTTGACGGACATGGTCTAGATTTAGAATATATTTTATCTTTAGGTCTTGATAAAGCTACAAGAGCCACTCCTGCTGATACTCAAGCAAAATTATCCGATGCTGAAATAAAACAAATAGGTATCGATGCAGCAAACGAAGCTAAAAAAATATTCAACGAAGAATTGGGCATCGATATTGATAGAGACGATGTTGATTTCCTTGCTTTAACTGATGCAGGTTATGCTTTCTTAAACGGTCAAGATACTGTAATTGCACGTGATGGTCTTTATGAAGTATTCGGTGGAACATTATACAGTCAAAACGTATTAAGTCTTCACCAAGCCGTATGGAAACCATTATGGTTTGCATTTGCACTCCGTTATCCTGACTCTGATGCAGTAAATATGGTCTATTTAAGATATAATCCGGATACTAAAGACTTCTTTGTTGGAGAACTTGACGGTGATAGGGTTGTTGATATTGGATTTGATACATTAAATAACGCTACTAAATTAAGAGCTATTGAAAAATCATTTGTTCCTGATGGAAATTGGTTTAATGTACAGACTATTGTCAATGCATGGAATGAACACCCTATATTTGATCAAATGGCAACATTCCTATACCATGCACACGTATGTCCAGGTGTACAGCCAGGATTCTTCATAACTGATTATATCCAAGAAAAATATCCGTTAGGCGAAAATGAATCATACACATACATTGCATCCAACATCTTTTGTAAAGATGACAGTTTAACCTATTTATTAGATTTATCTCCAGGTTTAGGTACTTTTTATGTACAAAAATTACCTTCCAATGAGACAATATCTCCATATATTGAAGGTGGAAACTATCAAGGTGTTCTTGTTGTATGGGATGACAATCTTAAAGTAGGTAAAGCATCTACTGTTAGTTTCAAATGGGCAACTATCGACAACAGTATGTATAGTACCTCTGAAGCTGCACGTGCTAACCAAATCAGAGCATATATTAATATGTATGCTGGTATTGAAGATGAACATATTAAAGCAATGCCTGTTGTTTCAACAGATGATGAAAGATGGATTACTGAAGAACAATTTAACATGTTAAAACAAGGTGCTGGCGATGACTTTAATGCTATAACTTACTTGAAGAGTTTAGATGACATCTCTAAAGAAGATTTATTAAAATCCATGCAAGGAGATGCTAGTGGTGAATCTAACTCTAATTCCACTAATACTAACTCTAATAGCAATTCTAACTCTAATAGTAATTCCAATAGTAATTCATATGCTCCAGCATCCCGTTCAACAAGTAGTTATTCATCTTCCAGTAGTGTTGGAACTTCCAGTCCAGTAGTTGCTAGCGCTCAAACTGCTGAAGAGGCTGTTGATGAATCCGCTGATGATAAATCTAAAGATTCAAAAGATAGTCCAAGCGCTGCAAAATCATATGAAGTTTCAAAATCTCCTGCAACCAAATCTGCAGATTCTAACAGCTTAATTTATGCTTTAGTTGGTGTTTTAGCTATTGGTGCAGTACTTGGTGTTGGATATATGAAACGTAAAAAATAG
- a CDS encoding F420-dependent methylenetetrahydromethanopterin dehydrogenase, with protein MVVKIAIIKSGNIGTSPVIDLLLDERADRPNIDVRTFGSGAKMNPEQVEDVVPKIDAFEPDFAIFISPNPGAPGPARARELLSEKDVPAIIIGDAPGKGKKDEMDEQGLGYIIVMSDPMIGAKREWLDPTEMAIFNSDILKVLAETGALRLVQKTIDGVIAQADAGEEIELPKLIVTAEKAAEAGGFANAYAKAKAIAAYEMAGSVANLDMKGCFMTKGFENFIPLVAAAHEIAACAAKLAQEAREIEKANDTVLRTPHMKEGNPGCKTELISKPQ; from the coding sequence ATGGTAGTAAAAATTGCTATTATTAAAAGTGGTAATATTGGTACTTCACCAGTAATTGACCTATTGTTAGACGAAAGAGCAGACAGACCAAACATCGACGTAAGAACCTTTGGATCTGGAGCTAAAATGAACCCTGAACAAGTAGAAGACGTCGTACCTAAAATAGACGCTTTCGAACCTGACTTCGCAATCTTCATTAGCCCTAACCCAGGAGCACCTGGACCAGCAAGAGCAAGAGAATTATTATCTGAAAAAGATGTTCCTGCTATTATTATCGGTGACGCACCTGGTAAAGGTAAGAAAGATGAAATGGATGAACAAGGCTTAGGTTACATCATTGTTATGTCTGACCCAATGATTGGTGCAAAAAGAGAATGGTTAGACCCAACTGAAATGGCTATTTTCAACTCCGACATCTTAAAAGTATTAGCTGAAACCGGAGCATTAAGATTAGTACAAAAAACTATTGACGGTGTAATCGCTCAAGCAGATGCTGGAGAAGAAATCGAATTACCTAAACTCATCGTTACCGCTGAAAAAGCTGCAGAAGCTGGTGGATTCGCAAACGCATACGCAAAAGCAAAAGCTATTGCTGCATACGAAATGGCTGGATCCGTTGCAAACTTAGACATGAAAGGTTGTTTCATGACCAAAGGTTTCGAAAACTTCATCCCATTAGTAGCTGCTGCTCACGAAATTGCTGCATGTGCTGCTAAATTAGCACAAGAAGCAAGAGAAATCGAAAAAGCAAATGATACTGTTTTAAGAACCCCTCACATGAAAGAAGGAAACCCTGGTTGTAAAACAGAATTAATCTCAAAACCACAATAA
- the hisB gene encoding imidazoleglycerol-phosphate dehydratase HisB, which produces MTRNANVSRKTTETDINIKMDLDGTGKYDISTGVNFFNHMLESFSKHSMVDLDVQAAGDVEIDDHHTIEDVGILLGEAFSEAIGDKKGIKRMAHAIVPMDESVATVAIDIGGRSYCNMNIDFKNEKIGDMTSDVVIHFFESFSSSAKLNIYATAEGANDHHKCEAIFKAFAKSLKEAVKIEHDQIPSTKGVL; this is translated from the coding sequence ATGACTAGAAATGCAAACGTTTCAAGAAAAACAACAGAAACTGACATCAACATTAAAATGGATCTGGATGGAACAGGCAAATACGATATTTCCACCGGTGTGAATTTCTTTAATCACATGCTGGAATCATTTTCAAAGCACAGTATGGTTGACTTGGATGTTCAAGCTGCAGGGGATGTTGAAATTGACGACCACCACACAATTGAAGATGTTGGAATACTGCTTGGTGAAGCATTCAGCGAAGCTATCGGCGATAAGAAAGGAATAAAAAGAATGGCTCATGCAATCGTTCCTATGGACGAATCAGTAGCTACAGTCGCAATAGATATTGGCGGGCGTAGTTATTGTAATATGAATATTGATTTTAAAAATGAAAAGATAGGGGATATGACCTCTGATGTTGTCATTCACTTCTTCGAATCATTCTCTTCAAGCGCTAAACTAAACATTTATGCTACCGCTGAAGGTGCAAATGACCATCATAAATGTGAAGCTATTTTTAAGGCATTTGCCAAATCTTTAAAAGAAGCCGTTAAAATAGAGCACGATCAGATTCCTTCTACAAAAGGAGTATTATAG
- a CDS encoding flavodoxin family protein, protein MKVFGICASPRNNTTEYVLSYALDELNKDGFETEIFTCQGKDIKPCMHCDYCLENKRCIIDDDMGYVYEGLQSADGIILATPIQSGGISSNLSSIMDRTRALEAIDYNLLRGKIGMSIAVGGDRTGGQDFAHLKNVTYFMIHGIIPVSGGPFGSNLGASFWSNDSLDDIKNDDYGMESLNRTLFEFKNFLNKYI, encoded by the coding sequence ATGAAAGTTTTTGGTATTTGTGCTAGCCCAAGAAACAATACAACAGAATATGTTTTGTCATATGCTCTTGATGAACTCAATAAGGATGGTTTTGAAACTGAAATTTTCACATGCCAAGGTAAGGATATTAAGCCGTGCATGCATTGTGACTATTGTTTGGAAAACAAAAGATGTATTATTGATGATGACATGGGATATGTTTATGAAGGTCTTCAAAGCGCTGATGGAATTATACTGGCAACTCCTATTCAAAGCGGAGGCATAAGCAGCAATTTATCATCTATTATGGATAGAACTAGAGCTTTGGAGGCAATAGATTATAATCTGTTAAGAGGTAAAATCGGAATGAGCATCGCCGTCGGTGGCGACAGAACCGGAGGTCAGGACTTCGCTCATCTGAAAAATGTAACATATTTCATGATTCATGGAATTATCCCTGTAAGTGGAGGGCCGTTCGGTTCTAATTTAGGAGCTTCTTTTTGGTCTAATGATTCTTTAGATGATATAAAAAATGATGATTATGGAATGGAGTCATTAAATAGGACTTTATTCGAATTTAAAAATTTCCTAAATAAATATATTTAA
- a CDS encoding MotA/TolQ/ExbB proton channel family protein, with translation MVAIPGSEFLTAALNVVSQSLQIPVIIFLLIFAVFAVFAFGGLISDYKTRIKLTRDYKEKLIFSLVNANGVGELTNIVNDSKIYDNQKEVLLKIINAHSLSGESREAWALNLIEEEEVEMAKSLEKVDIVTRIGPTLGLMGTLIPMGPGLAALGAGDVTTLANAIIVAFDTTVVGIGSGAVAYVISKVRRRWYEEYSSNLQLFVNAVLENLAE, from the coding sequence GTGGTAGCTATTCCAGGTAGTGAGTTTTTAACTGCGGCTTTGAATGTTGTATCTCAGAGTTTGCAGATTCCCGTAATTATATTCTTGCTTATATTTGCGGTTTTCGCAGTATTTGCTTTTGGAGGTCTTATTTCAGATTATAAGACTCGTATTAAATTGACTAGGGATTACAAGGAAAAATTGATTTTTTCCCTGGTTAATGCCAATGGCGTTGGTGAACTTACAAATATTGTTAATGATTCAAAAATTTATGATAATCAAAAAGAAGTTTTGTTAAAGATAATTAATGCACATTCACTGTCCGGTGAATCTCGTGAAGCTTGGGCATTGAATTTAATTGAAGAGGAAGAAGTGGAGATGGCTAAATCTCTTGAAAAAGTTGATATTGTTACCCGTATAGGCCCTACTTTAGGATTGATGGGTACATTGATTCCGATGGGTCCTGGCCTTGCAGCATTAGGCGCAGGTGATGTCACAACTTTGGCTAATGCGATTATTGTAGCATTTGACACAACCGTTGTAGGGATTGGATCTGGCGCTGTTGCATATGTAATTTCTAAAGTCAGGCGCAGATGGTATGAGGAGTATTCTTCAAATCTCCAATTGTTTGTGAATGCTGTATTGGAGAACTTAGCTGAATAG
- a CDS encoding DUF2149 domain-containing protein: protein MIRRRKGKFLNQGEEDPMAGTSNLVDAMLVIAVGLLVFLVISWNMQNIVFNENMDEQQRQKVKNAINEVSQLDQGQELNDTPDISQSSGSGFTEMGKVYRDTETGKLIMVEG from the coding sequence ATGATTCGCAGAAGAAAAGGAAAATTTCTTAATCAGGGTGAAGAAGACCCTATGGCCGGAACATCCAATTTGGTTGATGCAATGTTAGTGATTGCAGTGGGGTTATTGGTATTTCTAGTTATTTCATGGAATATGCAGAATATCGTATTTAATGAAAATATGGATGAACAACAAAGACAAAAAGTTAAAAATGCAATTAATGAAGTTTCACAGCTAGACCAAGGTCAGGAATTAAACGATACTCCGGATATAAGTCAGTCTTCAGGTAGCGGGTTCACTGAAATGGGTAAGGTGTATCGTGATACCGAGACGGGCAAATTGATTATGGTTGAAGGTTAA